A window of Candidatus Avedoeria danica genomic DNA:
CATCCGGACGCCGGTCTCGCGCTTGAGGACGTAGCTTCGCAGCACCTCGCCGGCGCGGGCCGGATAGACGTTGTTGCCCATGTAGCCGATGCAGACGAACCGGAACAGCCGCCGCATCGGGACATCGACGAGGTGGCTGAGCATCGTGTGCCAGCGCCACGTGCGCGCCCAGACGCCGACGAAGTAGACCGCCACGCCCGGCACGAGCCAGATGTAGTGCGCGTCGGCCACATGCCGGGCGAACGCATCGAGCTCGAGGCCGCGCACGGCGTACAGCACGAACACGGCGCTGATCGCGACGCCGATGGCCAGGCGCACGGCGCTGCCGGTGCGGCCGGCGGCGCGCGGCGCGCGGGGTGGGGAGGCGTGGGGGGGTGGGTCATGAGCGGCCGGCCATCATAGCATACGGCCTCTATTGCCGAGGTCGCGTTAACGTCGCCGGCGGCCGCTCGTGCGGCCGCCGGGAAGGTGCGTTGTGACTGTCGGAGTGTCTGGTCGGACGCGCCGGGGTTACGCCACCGGCGCGCTGATCTCGCCCATGGTGACCGTCTCGCCGAGGACACGCTCCATCGTCATCGTGTGCGGGCAGTGGCCGTGGTGCTCGAACCCTTCGCAGTCGCAGGTCCAATGGCCGTGGTCGTAGCCCACCTTGTGGTCGCGGTGGTCACCGTCGACCGTAACGTTGAAGCTGTTGAAGACGATTCGCTGCTCACGCTCTTGGGCGTAGCGCATCGACTTCTCCACGTCGGCGACATAGGTGCTGGGCAGCATGACTCGCTCTCTCCTGCTTTCTCGCGGCCGCAAGGCCAGCGGTGGGCTGGGCGCCGTTCGGGAAGGGGGACGCCCACGTGAGGATGGAAGAGGGGCGAAAAAAAGGGCGCCCCCACAATCGGGTGGCGCCACGCCAATCACACCGGCGAACCAAGTGTCTCGTACATGGGGGCCAGTATAGCCCCCGAGCGGGGGGTGTCAAGGACGGTTCGAGGCGCCGCCGTCACGGGGCGATGACCGTGGCCCCCGGCACGTAGCGCTCCGGCGCCGCGCCCTGTACGACGCGGTAGAACGCACCGCCCGCGACGTCGCCCAGATCCTGCTCGGTTCCGTCGGGCCAGCGGATGGCCACCACTTCGGCCCGATCCGCTGATCCGAGCCCGACGTGGACCCTTCGATCCGATACCGAGAGGTAGCTCGCCGCGCCGGTGACCTGCCGGTAGATCACGCGGTCCCCGACCACGGCCTTGATCCGCGCTCCGATCGCCGAGCGGTTGCCGCCCGCGCCCTCGAGCCAGAGGCTGATCCAACCGCCGCGTCCGGCCGAGTCGTTCCGCCCGATCGCGAGCGGCCCGTTGTTCCGGCTGAACACGACGTCCACCGACCCGTCCCCGTCGAGATCGCCCGTGGCGAGGCCGCGGTTCACGAACGGCGCCGTGAAGGCCGAACCGGCGGCGGCGCTGACGTCGCTGAAGCCGCCTTGGTCGTCGTTCTCGTAGAGCAGGTTCGACTGGGCGAACGTCGTGCCCGGCCGGACGTCGGCGGCGTTGTCGAAGATGTGGCCGGCGGCCACGGCCAGATCCTCGTCGCCGTCGTTGTCGGCGTCGAGGAAGGCGGTGCCCCACTTCAGGCGGCCGCGTGCCGACTGGCCGATGCCGCTGGCGTCGTTCACCTCATTGAAGAGGAGTCCGGTGCGCTGGCGCATCAGGCTGAGCGGCTCGTTCTCGAAGTACGCGATCGCCAGATCCACCTGCCCGTCGCCGTTCGGATCCCCGGCGTCGACGCCCATGCCGGCCTGGGTCCGGCCGTCCGAGCTGAGCGCGACCCCGGCCCGCAGCGCGCTGTCCGTGAAGCGGCCGGCGCCGTCGTTCAGCCAGAGGTGGTTCGGGCTGATGTCGTTGGCGACGAACGCATCGACGTCGCCGTCCCGGTCGATGTCCACCAGGGAAAGGGCGAGACCGTTGGCGGTCAGCGCGCTGATCCCGGCCTCGGCCGAGGCATCGGTGAACACGCCGCGGCCGTCGTTCAAGAAGAGCTTGTCGGACTGCCCCTTGAAGAGGAGCGGCGTGCAGTAGACCTGGATCCCGCCCTCGAAGCACGGCTGGGCCGTGGCATCGTCGTATTCCAGGTAGCGCGCGACGAAGAGGTCGAGGTCGCCGTCGCGGTCGGCGTCGAAGAACCCGGCGCTCGATCCCCAGCCGATATCGCCCGGGATCCCGCTGCCGCCCGAAACGTCCTCGAACGCGGCCCCGGTGTTGCGCAGCAGCCGCATCCCGTCGCCGTATGCCGTCAGCGCGATGTCCGTCCAACCGTCGCCGTCGATGTCGCCCGCCGCGACGCCCATGCCGTAGCCCGCGCTCGGCAGCCGCCACTCGTCCGTCGCGTCCCGGAACGCGCCCTTGCCGTCGCCGAGGTAGAGCCGGTTCGCGGCGCCCGCCGGTCGCTCCGCGGCGCCGGCCGCACCGCTGTTGATCGCGATGAGATCCGGCGCCCCGTCGCGGTTCACGTCGACGACCGCCACGCCGGAGCCCATGATTTCGGGCATGAGCTTCGCCGACGTGTAGGTCGCGACGTGCGTGAACGCGACGCCGGACTCCGCGGTGACGTCGTCGAAGCGCAGGGTCGCGGACGCCGTGAGCGGCGCGGTCGTCGGCGGCACGGCGCTCGGCGCCGCGGCTGGCGAGCACGCAGCGGCAAGGACGATGAGCGCGGCTGCGGTCCAGCCCGTGCGCACCCAATACAGGCGATTCCAATCCGTGCGCGGCCGGCAAGCCCGGCGACGCCGCGCGTGCCGGCGAACCCCTGGACTCAACGGCGGCTCCGCGGCTCCCGTCATGGCGTGAACGCCGTGTCGAGCGCCGCTTCCGGCGTGCCGAGCTCGAGCGCCGCGGCGATGCCGAGCGCCTTGTCGGCGTCGTCGAAGCGGCCGAGGGCGATGTAGACGTCCTTGAGCGTGCGGTACATCTCGTGCTTCCGGGCTTCCGGCAGACGCGGGATGATCGAGTGGGCCAGGCGCTCGGCCTCCGCGAACCGGCCGGCGTCGAATGCCGCGCGCAACTCGTTCAGGCGGTCGTTGACCCACGTGGTGTTCGCCGTCTCGGCCTCACGGGTGACGCGCATCGCCTCCGTCGTCGCCTGTACGTCCGCTGCGGCGGCACCGTCGCCGCCGATCGCCATTGCCCGGCTCAGGACGTTGCGCGCGAACTCGTGCCGTGGGTTGATCTTCAGCACGTCGTTGAGAATGCGGATCGCCCGCTCGACCTTGCCCTCCTCCATGAACGCCTCGGCGCGCATCGTCATGATGTCGACGTTCTTGCTGGCGACGATCGGCTGCCAGAGCGCGTCGACGTTCGGCACGGCTTCCGCGAACCGCTGCTGGTAGTAGAGTGCCGCCGCCAGGAGGCTCGCGTAGTCTACGTTCGTCGGATCGGCCGCGGCGAGCGGCTTGATGTGTGCCTCCCCCTTGTCGAACTCCTGGAGGTAGCGGATCTCGATCCGCGCCAGGTTCGCCGTGTCCGTGGCTACCCGCGACGCGTCGGGGATCGCCCTAAGGACCTCGGCCAGCGCCGGCCAGTCCTGGCATGCCGTGGCGTGCGCCCGCCGGGCCAGCATCACCTCCGGCGCGTCCGGGTACTGAGCGGCGACGGCCGCCACCGCCGCATCCGCATCGGGATTACACGCGCCGGTGCCGGCGCCTGTCACCGCCTGCAGCGTGGCCAGCGCGCCCGGGTCCCGCTGCTGCAGCGGCGTCGCGCCGGATGGGTTGCTGCGGCATGCCGCGCCTAGAAGGGCGAACGCGAGCGCGCAAAGGGCGGGCGCGCGTCGTCGGGCGGACGAGGGCGGGCGACAGCATCGCATGACGATGTCCTTCGTTCAGCGCGAGCGGGCGAGGAAGGGTGGCATGGGCAAGCAAGGTGACGCGGCTCGTATCGGACGCTCGCACGCGCTGCGTCTCGCAGGCACGGCAGGACAGTGCGCCGCCCAATCCAGCGTATCTTTCCACAGGGCCGACGCGTTATAGTAGCCAGTGTAGCACAGCGGCGGGCCCCCGCCCCGCAGGTGCTGCGCGTGGAGCGAGGGTCGCTATCGCTCTGAGACCGACGGTTCCAACCGGTCGTTCCAATCCATCGATCGAGACTTGAAGGAGGCAGGGTTTATGCGAACCATGAAGCTGCTGGCGTTGGCCGGCATTGCGCTGATCATCGGTGTTGCCCTCGGTACCCGGAGCGCTTCGGCGCAGGTTGCGCCCGTTCCGGTGGACGTCGTCACGTGCACGACGACCGTTTACGACCTGAACAGCGACGGGAAGCTCGGCAAGGCGGACATCATGGAGCTTTGGAACCGCATCCAGAGCAGCGAGTGCAACAACTCGTCCGCGACCGGCGACTGCGCGCAGTACGACCGAAACGGCGACGGCGTGGTGAACTTCGACGACGTGTTGTTCGTGTACAACCACTTCGTCCTGTGCGTGAACCCGATCAGCACGGTCAGGCGGCCGAGCGGCGGGCGCTAGCGCTCCGCTCAGCGACGGCGGGTTCGAGCCCGCCTGCCACGATCGACACGACCGGCCACCGCGAGAGCGGTGGCCGGTCGTTTTTCGGTCCGCGCTCGCGGTTCGCACCGGGACAGCGCCGGTCAGTTGCGGCGGCCGGGTCCTGCGCGATCAGCCAGCACGCGGCCCTTCCCGCGCCGCACCGACCCGCCGCTTGAGCTCGTCAATCGCCGCGATCGGCGTCGGCGCCTCGGTGTAGCGTGCCGCCAGCGCCAAGCTGAGCACGTCGCCGTATGAGACGAGCCAAAGGGCCGCCGCCAGACCGTGCGGATGCGGCGCGACGACACGGACCGAAGCGATTCCGCGGTCCTCGAGGAGCGTGCGCATCCCTGCCGTGCCGAGGTGCTCGTGCGCGTCGGATCGATCGACGTCCTCGGCTCGGGCGGCCGCTTCCGCTCGATCGGACGATCCGCTTCGAATCACCTGCACGCCCACCTCTCCGCCCGCCAGCGCCACATCCAGTGCCCCCAGGAACACCGCCGTCGCCCGTTCGGCCAGCCATGACGGATGGCCGAAACCGACGACGGTGTTGTGGAACATCTCGGGCAGCGTGTCCGTCACGGCCAACGCCTTGGCGTTCTCGTTGAGCTGGCCCTTCCACCGCCGCGCGACCGGCGCCAGCGCGTCCGCCGCGTACAGCAGCGGCACGCGCTCGACGAGCGCGTCCGCGAGCGCGGACGGCGACAGCGCGTCGCCAAACGCGCCGTCCAGCACTGTCTGTGCCGCAGCCGCAGCGCCCACGTCGCAGCCGGGCGGCACGGCGCCGGCGGCCTCGAGGACGGTGAGCATCGCCGCGATCCCGTGGCCGAGCGCGGCGCGCGGCGGACCGCCGGGCGGGATCGCGATCACCGCGGCGCCGGCGTCGCGCGCCTCAGCGGCAAAGTCCTCGCCCGCCGTCACCACGACGACCCGCGCGCCAGCGCGGCGCGCCGCCTGCCATGCGAGGCGCGTCTCCCTCGTCCGGCCGGAGTGGCTGGACGCGACGACGAGTGTGTCGGGACCGACCCAACCCGGCAGGTGTGCGCTGCGGACGACCGTGATCGGCAGCACCGCCCGATCGGACAGCGCGCCGGCGACGATGTCGGCCGCGATCGCCGAGCCGCCCATGCCGCACACGACGACCGCCTGGATTGCGGGCCGGCCAGGCGCCAAGGGCAGCGTCCAGCCCGCCAGCCGGCGGCGCGTGTCGACGAGCTGCGTGGGCAGTGCTGCGACGAGGGCGGCCATCGGGTCGCCGGCCATCGGGTTGGCGGCTGCTGCATCGCCCGGTTCGACGGCGTCCGTCATCGATCGTGCTCCCACATCTTATATACGTCGCGCACCGGCCAGCCGGCGGCGGCCGCAACGTCCTTGGCCGCAGCGCGCGCGCCGGCACCGGCGGCCCGCCGGAGTTCGAGGGCGGCGGCGACGTCCTCGGCCGGCCAGAGCACCGGTGATGCGGCTGGGCAGCCGGCAATGACGAGCGTGAACTCGCCGCGCGGAGTGTGTGCGGTGAAGTGCGTCCGCAGCGCGCTAAGCGGGCCGCGCACGATCTCCTCGTACAGCTTCGTCAGCTCGCGGCACGCGACCGCCGGTCGATCGCCGAGCGTGTCGGCCAGCGCATCGAGCGTCGCCAGCAGGCGGTGCGGCGCCTCGAAGACGACGAGCGGGTGGTCGATCGCCGCCACGGAGACCAGCCGGGCCTTGCGCGCCGCCTTGGTGCGTGGGACGAAGCCGAGAAACGTGAAGGCGTTGGCCGCCATGCCGCTCACGGCCAGCGCGGTCGTCACAGCCGACGGGCCAGGCACGGCGGTGACGGCGTGGCCGGCCGCCACCGCCTCAAGGACAAGTTCGGCGCCGGGGTCCGACAGGCCGGGCGTGCCGGCGTCGGTCACGTAGGCGATCCGGTGCTCCGCCAGGCGGGCGACGAGGCCGGCGCGGCGGGCGGGGGAGGAATGGGCGTGGAAGCTCTGCAGCGGGGTGCGGATGCCGAAGCGGTCCA
This region includes:
- a CDS encoding CRTAC1 family protein: MRTGWTAAALIVLAAACSPAAAPSAVPPTTAPLTASATLRFDDVTAESGVAFTHVATYTSAKLMPEIMGSGVAVVDVNRDGAPDLIAINSGAAGAAERPAGAANRLYLGDGKGAFRDATDEWRLPSAGYGMGVAAGDIDGDGWTDIALTAYGDGMRLLRNTGAAFEDVSGGSGIPGDIGWGSSAGFFDADRDGDLDLFVARYLEYDDATAQPCFEGGIQVYCTPLLFKGQSDKLFLNDGRGVFTDASAEAGISALTANGLALSLVDIDRDGDVDAFVANDISPNHLWLNDGAGRFTDSALRAGVALSSDGRTQAGMGVDAGDPNGDGQVDLAIAYFENEPLSLMRQRTGLLFNEVNDASGIGQSARGRLKWGTAFLDADNDGDEDLAVAAGHIFDNAADVRPGTTFAQSNLLYENDDQGGFSDVSAAAGSAFTAPFVNRGLATGDLDGDGSVDVVFSRNNGPLAIGRNDSAGRGGWISLWLEGAGGNRSAIGARIKAVVGDRVIYRQVTGAASYLSVSDRRVHVGLGSADRAEVVAIRWPDGTEQDLGDVAGGAFYRVVQGAAPERYVPGATVIAP
- a CDS encoding SIS domain-containing protein codes for the protein MTDAVEPGDAAAANPMAGDPMAALVAALPTQLVDTRRRLAGWTLPLAPGRPAIQAVVVCGMGGSAIAADIVAGALSDRAVLPITVVRSAHLPGWVGPDTLVVASSHSGRTRETRLAWQAARRAGARVVVVTAGEDFAAEARDAGAAVIAIPPGGPPRAALGHGIAAMLTVLEAAGAVPPGCDVGAAAAAQTVLDGAFGDALSPSALADALVERVPLLYAADALAPVARRWKGQLNENAKALAVTDTLPEMFHNTVVGFGHPSWLAERATAVFLGALDVALAGGEVGVQVIRSGSSDRAEAAARAEDVDRSDAHEHLGTAGMRTLLEDRGIASVRVVAPHPHGLAAALWLVSYGDVLSLALAARYTEAPTPIAAIDELKRRVGAAREGPRAG
- the rsmI gene encoding 16S rRNA (cytidine(1402)-2'-O)-methyltransferase, with the protein product MGELVVVATPIGNLEDIGHRTVRVLGEVDLIVAEDTRITRRLLDRFGIRTPLQSFHAHSSPARRAGLVARLAEHRIAYVTDAGTPGLSDPGAELVLEAVAAGHAVTAVPGPSAVTTALAVSGMAANAFTFLGFVPRTKAARKARLVSVAAIDHPLVVFEAPHRLLATLDALADTLGDRPAVACRELTKLYEEIVRGPLSALRTHFTAHTPRGEFTLVIAGCPAASPVLWPAEDVAAALELRRAAGAGARAAAKDVAAAAGWPVRDVYKMWEHDR